The proteins below are encoded in one region of Streptomyces cyanogenus:
- a CDS encoding HTTM domain-containing protein: MNRLSLMLSRGVARVTEAALGPYQSALVRIGFAGTWLLFLLREFPHRQELYGPSGPWGWNLAKQLTADNHAFTALLWSDGQLWFECCYALAILASAALLLGWRTRTASVLFMVGVLSLQNRSVFIGDGGDNVLHLMAFYLVFTRCGQVWSLDARRAAHGEAARARGERVPADRVGPVLWVVLGLALGTATLTGRFDNGWLIPALLWTAWAGLGLWWAVGRREAWEQPRILLDVVANVLHNGALAVIMAEACLIYATAGWYKIQGSRWQDGTAVYYPLHLDYFSPWPGLADLMSSSGTIMMIVAYGTVMVQIAFPFTLLNRRAKNVLLVLMMTEHAVIAVVLGLPFFSLAMITADAVFLPTAFLRRLDDVAGRARGRIVRRIGRTVPAPRSPEENTADRVGFTA; this comes from the coding sequence GTGAACCGTCTCTCCCTGATGCTGTCGCGTGGTGTCGCCCGGGTCACCGAGGCGGCCCTCGGCCCGTACCAGAGCGCCTTGGTCCGGATCGGCTTCGCCGGGACCTGGCTGCTGTTCCTGCTGCGCGAGTTCCCGCACCGCCAGGAGCTGTACGGCCCCTCCGGGCCCTGGGGCTGGAACCTCGCCAAGCAGCTGACCGCCGACAACCACGCCTTCACGGCGCTGCTGTGGTCCGACGGGCAGCTCTGGTTCGAGTGCTGCTACGCGCTGGCCATCCTCGCGAGCGCGGCCCTGCTGCTCGGCTGGCGTACCCGGACCGCGTCCGTGCTGTTCATGGTGGGCGTGCTGTCGCTGCAGAACCGCAGTGTGTTCATCGGCGACGGCGGCGACAACGTGCTGCACCTGATGGCCTTCTACCTGGTGTTCACGCGCTGCGGACAGGTGTGGTCCCTCGACGCGCGGCGCGCGGCCCACGGCGAGGCGGCACGCGCGCGCGGGGAGCGGGTGCCCGCCGACCGGGTGGGACCGGTGCTGTGGGTCGTGCTGGGTCTCGCGCTCGGCACGGCGACGCTGACCGGCAGGTTCGACAACGGCTGGCTGATCCCGGCGCTGCTGTGGACGGCCTGGGCCGGGCTCGGCCTGTGGTGGGCCGTCGGCCGACGGGAGGCCTGGGAGCAGCCGCGGATCCTGCTGGACGTCGTCGCCAACGTGCTGCACAACGGAGCCCTGGCCGTGATCATGGCGGAGGCCTGCCTGATCTACGCCACGGCCGGCTGGTACAAGATCCAGGGCTCGCGCTGGCAGGACGGCACCGCTGTCTACTACCCGCTCCACCTGGACTACTTCTCGCCCTGGCCCGGCCTGGCCGACCTGATGTCGTCCAGCGGCACGATCATGATGATCGTGGCCTACGGGACGGTCATGGTGCAGATCGCCTTCCCGTTCACGCTGCTCAACCGGCGGGCCAAGAACGTCCTGCTGGTGCTGATGATGACCGAGCACGCGGTGATCGCGGTCGTCCTCGGCCTGCCGTTCTTCTCGCTGGCGATGATCACCGCGGACGCGGTGTTCCTGCCGACGGCCTTCCTGCGCCGGCTGGACGACGTGGCCGGACGCGCGCGGGGGCGGATCGTCCGGCGGATCGGCCGTACGGTCCCGGCCCCGCGCTCCCCCGAGGAGAACACGGCGGACCGCGTAGGGTTCACCGCATGA
- a CDS encoding DUF5819 family protein, translated as MDAYDEDPRGPQGPDGPTGTRLPEEPPQSPPPPAPEPRSGVAALSPRYQVAAALALAVVAVAACVHLLMVFLSLAPANTVTKQHGKAIEEWVYPEFEQNWKLFAPNPLQQNIAVQVRAEVRMRDGALRTTGWTDLSAQDGAAIDGNPAPSHTQQNELRRAWDFFAATHGTDNRPVGMRGSLSEQYLRRIVVMRLYRDDPTSREGVIQRVQIRSSTTNVQPPPWSRERVSDKPAYRLLPWWSLTSDEAAGGVR; from the coding sequence ATGGACGCGTACGACGAGGATCCGCGGGGCCCACAGGGCCCGGACGGGCCGACCGGGACGCGTCTCCCGGAAGAACCCCCGCAGTCGCCCCCGCCACCCGCACCCGAGCCCCGCAGCGGCGTCGCCGCGCTCTCCCCCCGGTACCAGGTCGCTGCCGCGCTGGCGCTCGCGGTGGTCGCCGTGGCCGCCTGTGTGCACCTGCTGATGGTGTTCCTCAGCCTCGCCCCCGCGAACACGGTGACGAAGCAGCACGGCAAGGCGATAGAGGAGTGGGTGTACCCGGAGTTCGAGCAGAACTGGAAGCTGTTCGCCCCGAACCCGTTGCAGCAGAACATCGCCGTACAGGTCCGCGCGGAGGTCCGGATGCGGGACGGCGCGCTGCGTACCACCGGCTGGACCGACCTGTCCGCCCAGGACGGCGCGGCCATCGACGGCAACCCGGCGCCCAGCCACACCCAGCAGAACGAACTGCGCCGGGCCTGGGACTTCTTCGCCGCCACGCACGGCACCGACAACCGTCCCGTCGGCATGCGCGGCTCCCTGTCCGAGCAGTACCTGCGGCGGATCGTGGTGATGCGCCTGTACCGGGACGATCCGACGAGCCGGGAGGGCGTCATCCAGCGCGTGCAGATCCGTTCCAGCACCACCAATGTGCAGCCGCCGCCGTGGAGCCGTGAGCGGGTGTCCGACAAGCCCGCCTACCGCCTGCTGCCCTGGTGGTCCCTGACGTCCGACGAGGCCGCGGGAGGCGTGCGGTGA
- the paaA gene encoding 1,2-phenylacetyl-CoA epoxidase subunit PaaA — MATAAAQRTAPDTVDTAAYQRAFDAAVAADERIEPRDWMPDAYRATLVRQIAQHAHSEIIGMQPEANWITRAPSLRRKAILMAKVQDEAGHGLYLYSAAETLGTGRDELLDKLHAGRQKYSSIFNYPTLTWADVGAIGWLVDGAAITNQVPLCRCSYGPYARAMVRICKEESFHQRQGYELLLALSKGTPEQHAMAQDAVDRWWWPSLMMFGPPDDESQHSAQSMEWKIKRHSNDELRQRFVDICVPQAESLGLTLPDPELRWNEERGHYDFGPIDWTEFWEVLKGNGPCNEQRITQRRRAHEEGAWVREAAAAYAAKHAGDTGETGATRA; from the coding sequence ATGGCCACAGCAGCCGCGCAACGCACGGCACCGGACACCGTCGACACGGCGGCCTACCAGCGCGCCTTCGACGCGGCCGTGGCCGCCGACGAGCGCATCGAACCGCGCGACTGGATGCCCGACGCCTACCGCGCGACCCTGGTCCGGCAGATCGCCCAGCACGCGCACTCCGAGATCATCGGCATGCAGCCGGAGGCCAACTGGATCACCCGCGCGCCCTCGCTGCGCCGCAAGGCGATCCTGATGGCCAAGGTCCAGGACGAGGCCGGCCACGGTCTCTATCTCTACAGCGCGGCCGAGACCCTCGGCACCGGCCGCGACGAACTGCTCGACAAGCTGCACGCCGGCCGCCAGAAGTACTCCTCGATCTTCAACTACCCCACCCTGACCTGGGCCGACGTCGGCGCGATCGGCTGGCTGGTGGACGGCGCCGCGATCACCAACCAGGTCCCGCTGTGCCGCTGCTCCTACGGCCCCTACGCCCGGGCGATGGTGCGGATCTGCAAGGAGGAGTCCTTCCATCAGCGCCAGGGGTACGAGCTGCTGCTGGCCCTCAGCAAGGGCACCCCGGAGCAGCACGCCATGGCCCAGGACGCGGTGGACCGCTGGTGGTGGCCGTCGCTGATGATGTTCGGCCCGCCCGACGACGAGTCCCAGCACTCCGCGCAGTCGATGGAGTGGAAGATCAAGCGCCACTCCAACGACGAGCTGCGTCAGCGCTTCGTGGACATCTGCGTCCCGCAGGCCGAGTCCCTGGGCCTCACCCTGCCCGACCCGGAGCTGCGGTGGAACGAGGAGCGGGGGCACTACGACTTCGGCCCGATCGACTGGACCGAGTTCTGGGAGGTCCTCAAGGGCAACGGCCCCTGCAACGAGCAGCGGATCACCCAGCGCAGGCGCGCCCACGAGGAGGGCGCCTGGGTACGGGAAGCAGCCGCGGCCTACGCGGCCAAGCACGCCG